Proteins encoded within one genomic window of Bradyrhizobium sp. AZCC 1719:
- a CDS encoding Gfo/Idh/MocA family protein, with protein MTTKRLGLIMNGVTGRMGLNQHLVRSIIAIRDQGGVLLSNGDRMLPDPILIGRDADKVERLAKRFNVERWSTDLDKALADKNDTIFFDAATTQARPSLLTKAIEAGKHVYCEKPIATNLEEAVAVLKLAKAKGIKHGTVQDKLFLPGLKKLAFLRDSGFFGRMLSVRGEFGYWVFEGGWQEAQRPSWNYRSEDGGGIILDMVCHWRYVLDNLFGEVESISCLGTTDIPERFDEKGKKYTATADDSAYATFRLKGGVIAHINMSWVTRVYRDDLVTFQVDGTHGSAVAGLTDCVIQTRQATPRPVWNPDEKRTHDFYADWQKVPDNVVYDNGFKEQWEMFIRHVCEDAPYKYTLLEGAKGVQLAECALQSWRERRWIDVAPIKV; from the coding sequence ATGACGACCAAACGCCTCGGCCTGATCATGAACGGCGTTACCGGCCGCATGGGACTCAACCAGCATTTGGTCCGCTCTATCATCGCGATCCGCGACCAGGGCGGCGTGCTGCTGTCGAACGGCGACCGTATGCTGCCCGACCCGATCCTGATCGGCCGCGATGCGGACAAGGTGGAACGGCTCGCCAAGCGCTTCAATGTGGAGCGGTGGTCGACCGATCTCGACAAGGCGCTGGCCGACAAAAACGACACCATCTTCTTCGACGCTGCGACCACGCAGGCGCGCCCGTCGCTGCTGACGAAGGCGATCGAGGCCGGTAAACATGTCTATTGCGAAAAGCCGATCGCGACCAATCTGGAGGAGGCGGTCGCGGTGCTGAAGCTCGCCAAGGCCAAAGGCATCAAGCACGGCACGGTGCAGGACAAGCTGTTCCTGCCGGGCTTGAAGAAGCTCGCCTTCCTGCGCGATTCCGGCTTCTTCGGCCGCATGCTCTCGGTGCGCGGTGAGTTCGGCTACTGGGTGTTCGAGGGCGGCTGGCAGGAAGCGCAGCGGCCGTCGTGGAACTATCGCAGCGAGGACGGCGGCGGCATCATTCTCGACATGGTCTGCCACTGGCGCTATGTGCTCGACAATCTCTTCGGCGAGGTCGAGAGCATCTCCTGCCTCGGCACCACCGACATCCCCGAACGTTTCGACGAAAAGGGCAAGAAGTATACGGCGACCGCCGACGACTCCGCCTATGCCACGTTCCGCCTCAAGGGCGGCGTGATCGCGCATATCAACATGAGCTGGGTGACGCGGGTCTATCGCGACGATCTCGTCACCTTTCAGGTCGACGGTACCCACGGCTCGGCGGTGGCGGGCCTGACCGATTGCGTGATCCAGACGCGCCAGGCGACGCCGCGGCCGGTGTGGAATCCGGACGAGAAACGCACTCATGATTTCTACGCCGACTGGCAGAAGGTTCCCGATAACGTTGTCTACGACAACGGCTTCAAGGAGCAGTGGGAAATGTTCATCCGCCACGTCTGCGAGGACGCGCCCTACAAATACACGCTGCTGGAAGGCGCCAAGGGCGTGCAGCTTGCCGAATGCGCGCTGCAGAGCTGGCGCGAGCGGCGCTGGATCGACGTTGCCCCGATCAAGGTGTGA
- a CDS encoding ABC transporter ATP-binding protein: MNPATKPTEIDQPAAHLRLVSDRASGAASGITLSGVSKTYRSRDGDVPSLRPLDFHINEGEFFVVVGPSGCGKSTLLKMISGLLAPSTGEILVEGEQVTKPHGNVGIVFQNALLLPWRNILSNVMLPIDMKKLPRDEYLPRAKALLKLVGLEGFEKKLPWQLSGGMQQRASICRALVHDPKIMLMDEPFGALDAMTREKMNVELMRIQRETGKTVLLITHSIPEAVFLADRVLVMTERPGAIAAIYDVPLPRPRSLDAMADPAFTELVQRIRKHFFTQSALD; encoded by the coding sequence ATGAATCCTGCGACCAAACCAACCGAGATCGACCAACCAGCCGCGCATTTGCGCCTGGTATCCGATCGCGCCAGCGGCGCGGCGTCCGGCATCACGCTATCAGGCGTCTCAAAAACCTATCGTTCACGCGACGGCGACGTGCCGTCGCTGCGGCCGCTGGATTTCCACATCAACGAAGGCGAGTTCTTTGTCGTGGTCGGCCCGTCCGGCTGCGGCAAGTCCACGCTGTTGAAGATGATTTCCGGGCTGCTCGCGCCATCGACGGGGGAGATTCTGGTCGAAGGCGAGCAGGTTACAAAACCGCACGGCAATGTCGGCATCGTGTTCCAGAACGCGCTGCTGCTGCCCTGGCGCAACATCCTCTCCAACGTGATGTTGCCGATCGACATGAAGAAATTGCCGCGCGACGAATATCTGCCGCGGGCGAAAGCGCTGTTGAAGCTGGTCGGCCTTGAAGGCTTTGAGAAAAAGCTGCCCTGGCAATTGTCCGGCGGCATGCAGCAACGCGCCTCGATCTGCCGCGCGCTGGTGCACGATCCCAAGATCATGCTGATGGACGAGCCGTTCGGCGCGCTCGATGCGATGACGCGCGAGAAGATGAATGTCGAACTGATGCGAATCCAGCGCGAGACCGGCAAGACCGTGCTGCTGATCACGCACTCGATTCCGGAAGCGGTGTTCCTGGCCGACCGCGTGCTTGTCATGACCGAACGGCCCGGCGCGATCGCCGCGATCTACGACGTGCCACTGCCGCGCCCGCGCTCGCTCGACGCGATGGCCGATCCCGCCTTCACCGAACTGGTGCAGCGGATTCGCAAGCATTTTTTCACGCAAAGCGCGCTCGACTGA
- a CDS encoding ABC transporter substrate-binding protein — translation MIRVITAISAALIWTALSVLPASAADKVVLMLNWYVYGEHAPFYYGKAKGIYAAEGIDLEIQEGRGSAATTQAVAAKTANFGYVDVPTMMRAAVKGAPIVATGVLLQTSPMSAMGFVEKNIKKPEDIKGKTVAITPADSMTQIWPLFLKKTGLKESDFQTVAGDGQTKLNAVINGQADLLLGYVMDQSMKIKDATGKDVNAIKFADYGINMVCSGVVANTDFVKANADLVKRFMSATTKAVEAAEKDPKGAAQSILDANPKGGKIETLTKGFELTIPLYRTAETKNKRPFQVTDQNMTDTVNLMVEYGGLDAKAKDNPKAFYTNDYLPQGGS, via the coding sequence ATGATACGAGTGATAACGGCGATCTCCGCCGCCCTGATCTGGACCGCGCTTTCGGTGCTTCCGGCATCGGCCGCCGACAAGGTCGTGCTGATGCTGAACTGGTACGTCTATGGCGAGCACGCGCCGTTCTATTACGGCAAGGCCAAGGGCATTTATGCCGCCGAAGGCATCGACCTCGAGATCCAGGAAGGCCGCGGCTCGGCGGCGACCACGCAGGCCGTTGCGGCCAAGACCGCGAACTTCGGCTATGTCGACGTTCCCACCATGATGCGCGCGGCGGTCAAGGGTGCCCCGATCGTCGCCACCGGCGTGCTGCTGCAGACCAGCCCGATGTCGGCGATGGGCTTTGTCGAAAAGAACATCAAGAAGCCCGAAGACATCAAGGGCAAGACGGTGGCGATCACGCCTGCGGACTCGATGACGCAGATCTGGCCGCTGTTTTTGAAGAAGACCGGCCTGAAGGAAAGCGACTTCCAGACGGTCGCCGGCGACGGCCAGACCAAGCTGAACGCCGTCATCAACGGCCAGGCCGATCTGTTGCTCGGCTATGTCATGGACCAGTCGATGAAGATCAAGGACGCGACGGGTAAGGACGTCAACGCGATCAAGTTCGCCGACTACGGCATCAACATGGTCTGCTCGGGCGTCGTCGCCAACACCGACTTCGTCAAGGCCAATGCCGATCTCGTCAAGCGCTTCATGTCGGCGACGACGAAAGCGGTCGAAGCCGCCGAGAAGGATCCGAAGGGTGCGGCGCAGTCGATCCTCGATGCCAACCCGAAGGGCGGCAAGATCGAGACGCTGACGAAGGGTTTTGAGCTGACGATCCCGCTCTACCGCACGGCTGAAACCAAGAACAAGCGGCCGTTCCAGGTGACCGACCAGAACATGACCGACACGGTCAATCTGATGGTCGAATATGGCGGGTTGGATGCCAAGGCCAAGGACAATCCGAAGGCGTTTTATACCAACGACTATCTGCCGCAGGGCGGTTCGTGA
- a CDS encoding ABC transporter permease: MAELKRESGVSKALNAAWVRPFLFLLFIVVMWDLTIRLFQIPAYQIPAPGDVVAVLRTDWPELLRQAWPTTYATICGFLLSAVFGIPVAMLIAGSKTVESYVYPLLVFSQSVPKIAIAPLFVVWFGFGIIPKVISAFLLGFFPVVVSAVQGFKSVDPDMVDLARAMQGSRFQVFRAVNLPHAMPAIFSGLKVSVTLAVVGAVVGEFVGSNSGIGYVMQRSIGTFDLPTMFAALVILALLGVVLFWVVDRIERLVIPWHVSQREDIIFAS; the protein is encoded by the coding sequence GTGGCCGAGCTGAAGCGCGAGAGTGGCGTGTCGAAAGCGCTGAATGCTGCGTGGGTGCGGCCGTTTTTGTTCCTGCTGTTCATCGTGGTGATGTGGGACCTCACCATTCGCCTGTTCCAGATTCCGGCCTACCAGATCCCGGCGCCGGGCGATGTCGTGGCGGTGCTGCGGACGGATTGGCCGGAACTGCTGCGGCAGGCCTGGCCCACCACTTACGCCACGATCTGCGGCTTCCTGTTGTCGGCCGTGTTCGGCATTCCCGTCGCGATGCTGATCGCGGGATCGAAGACGGTGGAGAGCTATGTCTATCCGCTACTGGTATTCTCCCAATCTGTGCCGAAGATCGCGATCGCGCCGCTGTTCGTGGTGTGGTTTGGCTTCGGCATTATCCCAAAGGTGATCTCGGCGTTTCTGCTCGGGTTTTTCCCGGTGGTAGTGTCGGCGGTGCAGGGTTTCAAGTCGGTCGACCCTGATATGGTCGATCTCGCGCGCGCCATGCAGGGTAGCCGTTTTCAGGTGTTTCGCGCCGTCAACCTGCCGCACGCGATGCCGGCGATCTTCTCCGGCCTGAAAGTCTCGGTGACTCTTGCCGTCGTCGGTGCTGTCGTCGGCGAGTTCGTCGGCTCCAATTCCGGCATCGGCTACGTGATGCAGCGCTCGATCGGCACCTTCGACCTGCCGACGATGTTTGCCGCGCTGGTGATCCTGGCGCTGCTCGGCGTGGTCCTGTTCTGGGTCGTCGACCGGATCGAGCGGCTCGTGATTCCCTGGCATGTCAGCCAGCGCGAGGACATCATTTTTGCTTCCTAA
- a CDS encoding TetR/AcrR family transcriptional regulator, whose product MAKAKRVQKWQRDPEGMRLRILEAAKQEFAAHGLAGARVDRIAANAGANKRMLYYHVGNKEDLYLAVLEGAYEKIRSEERGLDLEHLDPPEAIERLIDFTWNYFLRNPEFLALLNTENLAKARHLKRSTKVKSMHSPFVEMIRTVVRRGVESGDFRVAVDPVQLYISIAALCFFYLSNSATLSVIFGRDLLKKEARDERLAHMVALVLAALTGKSTADFGKPEKPGVRPPAHQPV is encoded by the coding sequence TTGGCAAAGGCAAAACGCGTTCAGAAATGGCAGCGAGACCCCGAGGGGATGCGGCTTCGCATTCTCGAGGCCGCCAAGCAGGAATTCGCCGCCCATGGCCTGGCCGGCGCGCGCGTCGACCGCATTGCGGCCAACGCCGGCGCCAACAAGCGCATGCTGTACTACCATGTCGGCAACAAGGAAGACCTCTACCTCGCGGTGCTGGAAGGCGCCTACGAGAAAATCCGCTCCGAGGAGCGCGGGCTCGATCTCGAACACCTCGATCCGCCCGAGGCGATCGAACGGCTGATCGATTTCACCTGGAATTATTTTCTCCGCAACCCGGAATTTTTGGCGCTGCTCAACACCGAGAACCTTGCAAAGGCGCGCCATCTGAAGCGCTCGACCAAGGTAAAGTCGATGCACTCGCCGTTCGTCGAGATGATCCGCACCGTGGTGAGACGCGGCGTCGAAAGCGGCGATTTCCGCGTCGCCGTCGATCCCGTCCAGCTCTATATCTCGATCGCCGCGCTGTGCTTCTTCTATCTCTCCAACAGCGCAACCCTTTCCGTGATCTTCGGCCGCGACCTCCTGAAGAAGGAGGCGAGGGACGAGCGCCTGGCGCATATGGTGGCGCTGGTGCTGGCGGCGCTGACGGGGAAATCGACCGCGGATTTCGGCAAGCCCGAGAAGCCGGGCGTGCGGCCGCCAGCGCATCAGCCGGTCTAA
- a CDS encoding VOC family protein, with amino-acid sequence MITGLDHVVVLAGDINAASVAYQTLFARAPAWQNSGDGADRVLFTLDNTTLELMAPSGEGANADRIRSVLAAQGEGLASICFRTSDIAQMHRRLDRLTLKPDVIADVESRDAISGAVLSWKRTRAATEATRGVRMFFLERDKERPLSVRTTPGSITALDHVVVSTSDPERAAALYGARLGLDMALDRSHPDWGRLMFFRCGDLIVEVTHRPGKATDTSQEKLQDKLRGLCWRVTDIDATHARLVQAGVDVSEVRTGRKPGTRVMTVRNGTCGVPTLLVQPSAGKPD; translated from the coding sequence GTGATCACCGGCCTCGATCACGTCGTCGTTCTCGCCGGCGACATCAACGCAGCCTCCGTCGCTTACCAGACCTTGTTTGCCCGTGCGCCGGCCTGGCAGAACAGTGGGGACGGCGCCGACCGCGTCCTGTTCACGCTCGACAACACGACGCTGGAATTGATGGCGCCGAGCGGCGAGGGCGCCAATGCCGACCGCATTCGCAGCGTTCTGGCCGCGCAGGGCGAGGGGCTCGCAAGCATCTGCTTTCGAACCAGCGACATCGCCCAAATGCATCGCAGGCTCGACCGGCTGACGCTGAAGCCGGACGTGATCGCCGACGTCGAAAGCCGCGACGCGATCTCGGGTGCTGTGCTGTCGTGGAAGCGCACGCGCGCGGCGACGGAGGCCACGCGCGGCGTCCGGATGTTTTTCCTCGAGCGCGACAAGGAGCGCCCGCTGTCGGTGCGAACCACGCCCGGATCGATCACGGCGCTGGACCATGTCGTGGTCTCGACGTCGGACCCGGAACGAGCCGCAGCGCTCTACGGTGCGCGGCTCGGCCTCGACATGGCGCTCGACCGCTCGCACCCCGATTGGGGCCGGCTGATGTTCTTCCGCTGCGGCGACCTCATCGTCGAGGTCACGCACCGGCCGGGCAAGGCGACGGATACGTCGCAGGAAAAACTTCAAGACAAACTTCGCGGCCTGTGCTGGCGCGTCACCGACATCGACGCCACCCATGCGCGGCTTGTCCAGGCCGGCGTCGACGTCTCGGAAGTCCGCACCGGCCGCAAGCCGGGAACGCGGGTGATGACGGTACGGAACGGGACGTGCGGTGTACCCACGCTGCTGGTACAGCCGTCGGCGGGGAAGCCCGACTGA
- a CDS encoding Glu/Leu/Phe/Val family dehydrogenase, with protein MTVYSGPVFDMAVNQFGVIANHLEIPMDERGRILMPKRAVTVSCPIHRDDGTVAVFEGYRVQHHLTLGPTKGGTRFAPSVDIGEVAALAIWMSWKCALVGLPYGGAKGGVNVDLSTISKRELEGLSRRYMQEMIPFVGPHTDVMAPDMGTNEQVMAWFMDTYSMYQGQTVTEIVTGKPVSSGGTLGRREATGRGVAYLAKRVLKELSINPGSATAVIQGFGNVGSYAALELQQYGLKIIAVSDHTGALHDPKGLDIPALMRHAGAHGSIAGFSNELTFDPEQILTLPCDVLVPAAMERVIDAKVAEDLKCRVLAEGANGPTTPEADLVLEKRQGEVFLIPDILCNSGGVVVSYFEWVQDLQQLFWEEEEVTRREYAILDRAFDQMLQRAKADKIPHRTAAMAIGVEKVRAAKNVRGLFP; from the coding sequence ATGACGGTTTATTCCGGTCCCGTGTTCGACATGGCCGTTAATCAGTTTGGCGTCATAGCCAACCATCTGGAAATCCCGATGGATGAGCGCGGCCGCATCCTGATGCCGAAGCGGGCGGTTACTGTCTCTTGCCCGATCCACCGCGACGATGGCACGGTCGCCGTATTCGAAGGCTATCGTGTCCAGCACCACCTCACCCTCGGTCCGACCAAAGGCGGCACGCGGTTTGCACCCTCGGTCGACATCGGCGAGGTCGCGGCGCTCGCGATCTGGATGAGCTGGAAGTGTGCCCTTGTCGGTTTGCCCTATGGCGGCGCCAAGGGCGGCGTCAATGTCGACCTCTCCACCATTTCCAAGCGCGAGCTGGAAGGGCTGTCGCGGCGCTACATGCAGGAGATGATCCCGTTCGTCGGTCCGCATACCGACGTGATGGCGCCGGACATGGGCACCAACGAGCAGGTGATGGCCTGGTTCATGGACACCTACTCGATGTACCAGGGCCAAACGGTGACCGAGATCGTGACCGGCAAGCCGGTCTCATCCGGCGGTACGCTCGGCCGACGCGAAGCAACCGGGCGCGGCGTGGCCTATCTCGCCAAGCGGGTGCTCAAGGAACTCTCGATCAATCCGGGCAGCGCGACCGCCGTGATCCAGGGCTTTGGCAATGTCGGCTCCTACGCCGCGCTGGAACTACAACAATATGGCCTGAAGATCATCGCGGTCAGCGATCACACCGGCGCGCTGCATGATCCGAAGGGGCTGGATATTCCGGCATTGATGCGACATGCGGGCGCGCATGGAAGTATTGCCGGGTTCTCCAACGAGTTGACTTTCGATCCCGAGCAAATCCTCACGCTGCCCTGCGACGTGCTGGTGCCGGCGGCGATGGAGCGCGTGATCGATGCCAAGGTCGCTGAAGATCTCAAATGCCGCGTGCTGGCCGAGGGCGCCAACGGGCCCACCACGCCGGAAGCCGATCTGGTGCTGGAAAAGCGCCAGGGCGAAGTGTTCCTGATCCCCGACATTCTCTGCAATTCCGGCGGCGTCGTCGTCAGCTACTTCGAATGGGTTCAGGACCTGCAGCAATTGTTCTGGGAGGAAGAGGAAGTGACGCGGCGCGAATACGCGATCCTCGATCGCGCCTTTGACCAGATGCTGCAGCGGGCCAAAGCCGACAAGATCCCGCACCGCACGGCGGCGATGGCGATCGGCGTCGAGAAGGTGCGCGCCGCCAAAAACGTGCGGGGACTTTTTCCGTGA
- a CDS encoding sugar kinase has protein sequence MQALFIGQTYIDVTFITDHMPTGDEKHVASAYAVSFGGNAVTAAFCCAKLGIVPDLISTMANDWLGRMFQDMAAKYGISIHPRKVNSSSLSFIMPKDGKRAIVRCRDDEHIHPFPMLNLKGCRALHVDGHQPDAAIHYAKLCREDGILTSLDGGGLRTNTHELLEFIDVAIVAERLCEQMDKTPEAMLDYLKSRGCRIGGVTMGEKGLLWYDETGAVRRLPALPVTPERVIDTNGAGDVFHGAYVYSYLANPAKSWQEHFELARAASTFKVQRLGNEAGLPTLADIEAITREFQVSA, from the coding sequence ATGCAGGCCCTCTTCATCGGACAGACCTATATCGACGTTACCTTCATCACCGACCACATGCCGACCGGCGACGAAAAACATGTGGCCTCGGCCTACGCGGTGTCGTTTGGCGGCAACGCCGTGACGGCGGCGTTCTGCTGCGCCAAGCTCGGGATCGTGCCGGACCTGATCTCGACCATGGCCAACGACTGGCTCGGCCGCATGTTTCAGGACATGGCCGCGAAATATGGAATCTCGATCCATCCACGCAAGGTCAACTCCTCTTCGCTGTCGTTTATCATGCCGAAAGACGGCAAACGCGCCATCGTACGCTGCCGCGACGACGAGCACATTCATCCCTTCCCGATGCTGAACTTGAAGGGCTGCCGCGCGCTGCATGTCGACGGCCATCAGCCGGACGCTGCGATCCATTATGCCAAACTCTGCCGCGAGGATGGCATTCTGACATCGCTCGACGGCGGCGGCCTGCGCACCAACACTCATGAGCTGCTGGAATTCATCGATGTCGCGATCGTGGCCGAACGGCTGTGCGAACAGATGGACAAGACGCCAGAGGCCATGCTGGATTATCTGAAGAGCCGCGGATGCCGGATCGGCGGCGTGACCATGGGCGAGAAGGGCCTGCTTTGGTATGACGAGACCGGCGCCGTCCGCCGCCTTCCCGCGCTTCCGGTTACACCAGAACGCGTTATCGATACCAACGGCGCCGGCGACGTCTTCCACGGCGCTTATGTCTATTCCTATCTCGCCAATCCCGCTAAAAGCTGGCAGGAGCATTTCGAGCTTGCGCGTGCCGCCTCGACCTTCAAGGTCCAGCGTCTCGGCAACGAGGCCGGCCTGCCGACGCTCGCCGACATCGAGGCGATCACGCGGGAGTTTCAGGTCAGCGCCTGA
- a CDS encoding ribokinase — translation MGRVFVAGSINMDVVTTADRHPKVGETVAGQAVHYFPGGKGANQAVAAAKLGASSTLIGRLGADAFGQQLRQFLTAQGVDLALVKDTADVHTGTAVITIADADNTIVVVPGANALVSAGDVTAPVLAKGDVAVSQFEIPQATIVAFFKRARAAGATTILNPAPATVCGHELLDLVDILILNETELGLLAQTELHDTDDLTRFAEAARRLPTGSGKIICVTLGKRGVLALVGGEPSLMIAGRAVKAVDTTGAGDCFVGALAAQLANGKAIRDALEYANAAASICVQRMGAAPSMPTAAEVAAVLRS, via the coding sequence ATGGGGCGCGTGTTCGTCGCCGGCAGCATCAACATGGATGTGGTGACGACGGCCGACCGCCATCCGAAGGTCGGCGAGACCGTCGCAGGCCAAGCGGTGCATTATTTTCCAGGCGGCAAGGGCGCCAACCAGGCCGTGGCCGCCGCAAAGCTCGGCGCATCGTCAACGCTGATCGGCCGACTGGGCGCGGATGCGTTCGGCCAGCAATTGCGGCAATTTCTCACCGCCCAAGGCGTCGACCTCGCTCTGGTCAAGGACACCGCGGATGTCCATACCGGAACGGCCGTGATCACCATCGCCGACGCCGACAACACCATCGTCGTCGTACCCGGCGCCAATGCGCTGGTCAGTGCCGGGGATGTCACAGCCCCCGTGCTTGCCAAAGGCGACGTTGCCGTTAGTCAGTTCGAAATTCCGCAAGCCACGATCGTCGCCTTCTTCAAACGGGCACGCGCGGCCGGCGCGACCACCATCCTCAATCCGGCGCCGGCGACCGTCTGCGGCCACGAGCTGCTCGATCTCGTCGATATCCTTATTCTGAACGAAACCGAACTGGGGCTTCTCGCGCAGACCGAACTTCACGACACCGACGACCTCACTCGTTTCGCCGAAGCGGCGCGGCGCCTGCCAACGGGCTCCGGGAAAATCATCTGCGTTACGCTCGGCAAGCGAGGCGTGCTCGCCCTTGTCGGCGGCGAACCCTCGCTGATGATTGCGGGACGCGCCGTAAAGGCCGTGGACACCACCGGCGCCGGCGATTGTTTTGTCGGCGCCCTCGCCGCGCAGCTTGCCAACGGCAAGGCAATCCGCGACGCGCTTGAATACGCCAATGCCGCTGCATCGATCTGCGTGCAGCGAATGGGCGCCGCGCCGTCGATGCCGACGGCGGCCGAGGTGGCGGCGGTGTTGCGTTCATAG
- a CDS encoding NAD(P)/FAD-dependent oxidoreductase yields MTVGTVVIIGAGHAGYQLAASLRQHGFSERIVLLNDEGHLPYQRPPLSKAYLKGTGGPDSLMFRPEKFYLDQRIDLISDRAVSIDRAARKVALASGASLDYGHLVLATGARNRLLDIPNANLDSVRYLRTLDESQSLRDYITEGQRVVVIGAGFIGLEFAATARAKGLEVDVVELGTRVMARAVTAEISEFFQSRHTAAGIRIHLGVQVTSIEGDGRKVTGVSLSDGRHMKADLIVVGVGVLPNVELAADAGLPVASGIIVDEHLLTADPNISAIGDCALFASPRFGGSLRLESVQNATDHARCVAARLTGDAKPYDGLPWFWSDQGPDKLQIAGLTTGYDRVVVRGDQAQAAFSAFCYRGGQLVGIESVNRAGDHMFGRRLLAAHGSITPEQAADPRFDLKGALT; encoded by the coding sequence ATGACGGTAGGAACAGTTGTCATCATCGGCGCAGGCCACGCCGGCTATCAGCTTGCGGCCTCGCTGCGCCAGCACGGCTTTTCGGAACGCATCGTGTTGTTGAACGATGAAGGCCATCTGCCCTACCAGCGGCCGCCGCTATCAAAAGCCTACCTGAAGGGAACCGGCGGGCCCGACAGCCTGATGTTCCGGCCGGAAAAATTCTATCTCGACCAGAGGATCGACCTGATCTCCGATCGCGCGGTGTCGATCGACCGCGCCGCCCGCAAGGTGGCGCTCGCCTCCGGCGCTTCGCTCGACTATGGCCATCTGGTGCTGGCGACCGGCGCGCGCAACCGCCTGCTCGACATTCCCAACGCCAATCTCGACAGCGTGCGCTACTTGCGCACGCTCGACGAAAGCCAGTCGCTGCGCGACTACATCACCGAGGGCCAACGCGTCGTCGTCATCGGCGCCGGATTTATCGGCCTGGAGTTCGCGGCGACGGCGCGAGCCAAGGGCCTCGAAGTCGACGTCGTCGAACTCGGCACGCGCGTGATGGCGCGCGCGGTGACGGCGGAGATCTCGGAGTTCTTCCAGTCGCGCCATACCGCGGCGGGCATTCGTATTCATCTGGGCGTGCAGGTCACCAGCATCGAGGGCGACGGCCGCAAGGTCACCGGCGTCAGCCTCAGCGACGGCCGGCACATGAAAGCCGACCTGATTGTGGTCGGCGTTGGCGTGTTGCCGAATGTGGAACTGGCGGCGGACGCCGGCCTGCCGGTCGCGTCGGGCATCATCGTCGATGAGCACCTGCTGACCGCCGATCCGAATATCTCGGCGATCGGCGACTGCGCGCTGTTTGCGAGCCCGCGTTTCGGCGGTTCACTGCGGCTGGAGTCGGTGCAGAACGCCACCGATCACGCGCGCTGCGTCGCGGCCCGGCTGACCGGCGATGCCAAGCCGTATGACGGCCTGCCCTGGTTCTGGAGCGATCAGGGGCCCGACAAGCTCCAGATCGCAGGACTAACCACCGGCTACGACCGCGTGGTGGTGCGCGGCGATCAAGCCCAGGCGGCATTCTCGGCTTTTTGCTACAGGGGCGGGCAACTCGTCGGCATCGAGTCCGTCAATCGCGCGGGCGATCACATGTTCGGACGGCGCCTGCTTGCCGCCCATGGCTCGATCACGCCCGAGCAGGCGGCCGACCCGCGCTTCGACCTGAAGGGTGCGCTGACTTAA
- a CDS encoding enoyl-CoA hydratase/isomerase family protein: protein MSTSDDTAAPALLRIEGPIATITLNRPAAFNSINLSIAQKLEQLGAEVEGNDEIRVLVIEGEGRAFSAGGDLQTIGAAAANDTIAPVVGELLKHYHAFIEAVRRMPKIVLSSVHGSAAGAGMGLAFVTDLCIAADDARFTPAYAKIGVSPDGGSTVGMVGTVGTRRALQIFLAEDSFTAQQAYEWGLVARVVPAAELKAETRKFAERLAQNPPAAISGTKSLVYQAAVTPTKQQLDAEEAKIIDAMQTDEFRVAVKRFTSKAK, encoded by the coding sequence ATGTCGACTTCCGATGATACCGCCGCCCCTGCCCTGCTCAGGATCGAGGGCCCGATTGCCACGATCACGCTCAATCGCCCCGCGGCCTTCAACTCGATCAATCTGTCGATCGCGCAAAAGCTCGAGCAACTCGGCGCGGAGGTCGAAGGCAATGACGAGATAAGGGTGCTGGTGATCGAGGGCGAAGGCCGCGCCTTCTCCGCCGGCGGCGATCTGCAGACCATCGGCGCCGCCGCCGCCAACGATACGATCGCGCCCGTGGTCGGGGAGCTGTTGAAGCACTACCACGCCTTCATCGAAGCGGTGCGGCGGATGCCCAAGATCGTGCTGTCGAGCGTCCACGGCTCTGCTGCCGGCGCCGGCATGGGCCTGGCATTCGTCACCGACCTCTGCATCGCAGCCGATGACGCCCGCTTCACGCCGGCCTATGCCAAGATCGGCGTCTCGCCTGACGGAGGCAGCACGGTCGGCATGGTCGGCACCGTCGGCACCCGCCGCGCCCTGCAAATCTTTCTGGCCGAAGACAGCTTTACCGCGCAGCAGGCCTACGAGTGGGGCCTGGTCGCCCGCGTCGTTCCGGCGGCAGAGTTGAAGGCTGAAACGCGCAAATTCGCCGAGCGGCTGGCACAGAACCCGCCAGCGGCGATCAGCGGCACCAAGTCGCTAGTCTATCAGGCCGCGGTCACGCCGACGAAGCAGCAGCTCGATGCCGAGGAGGCGAAGATCATCGACGCCATGCAAACGGATGAATTTCGTGTTGCGGTGAAGAGATTCACCAGCAAGGCGAAGTAG